The following are encoded together in the Triticum dicoccoides isolate Atlit2015 ecotype Zavitan chromosome 6B, WEW_v2.0, whole genome shotgun sequence genome:
- the LOC119323558 gene encoding uncharacterized protein LOC119323558, translated as MVAPMVIASAGLGMLAGVAMANRTTRDGLPAASRWDARPRCSTCSGTGREECLCSRWSDGDVGCRTCSGSGRKRCRSCGGSGTGRQLPVRLIAQQQKLPTAPGRRGY; from the coding sequence ATGGTGGCGCCCATGGTGATCGCGTCCGCGGGGCTCGGGATGCTGGCGGGCGTGGCGATGGCGAACCGGACGACCAGGGACGGGCTGCCGGCGGCGTCCAGATGGGACGCGCGGCCACGTTGCTCCACGTGCAGCGGCACCGGCCGGGAGGAGTGCCTCTGCAGCCGTTGGTCCGACGGCGACGTCGGCTGCAGGACGTGCTCCGGCTCCGGCCGCAAGCGGTGCCGCAGCTGCGGAGGCTCTGGCACCGGCCGGCAGCTCCCGGTTCGACTCATCGCCCAGCAGCAGAAGCTGCCGACCGCGCCCGGGCGACGCGGATACTAG